Part of the bacterium genome, CGAGAACGAGCCCGCAAAAACCACGAAAGGGATTGCGACCAGGAACGAGGGGCTCATGGAGAATCCGATCAGCAGTACCGCGAAGGCCAGCATGCTGCCGAGCATCGCGCCGAGGCGCCGTTGCGTATCGCCGATCCAGGCGATCAGGATGCTGCCCGCGATGCCGCCGAAGCCGAGGGCGGCGTTCATCAGACCGACGGCGGCGCGTCCCTGGTTCCAGATATCGTCGACAAAGACCACGACCATGTTCCGGAAGGGCATCATCAGGAACATCGGAACCAGTCCGAATAGCAGGAGCATCAAGAGAAGGCGGTTTGTGCCCAGGTATTTCACTCCGTCGGCCAGGTTCTGGAGAACGGAGACATCACGTGCCGCACCTTCGGCACGTGACGGGCTCACCGCGAACATGCACAGTACCGCTGTTGCGTAGAAGCTGATGCCCGTCACGTAGGCGACTTCGTGGCTGATCGAATCGAGCAAACCGCCGATGGCCGGGCCCAGTACCGTGGTTGCGTTCAGTCCCGCCATGTTCAGCGCGATCGCCCGCGAGAGTCCTTCGCGCCCCACGAGGTTCGCGACCACGGCCTGGCGTGCGGGCATGATCAGCGGGAACACACAGCCCATCACGAAAGATGCAAACACCAGGTGAGCGAATTGAAGCGCGCCACTGAGCAGTAATACCAGCACCACGGACTCACTCGTCAAGACGATGGACTGGCCGGTGACGATCAGTTTGCGCCGGTCGAGCCGGTCGGCCATGACACCGCCAAAAGGAGCGATCAGCGCCATCGGGACGGCCATCGCGGCCATCATCGTACCCAGCGCGAACTCGTCGTTGGTCATCTCCCAGGCCAGATTTGCACGCACGATGCTTTGGGCTTGCATTGCCAGAAAGAAGGCGAGGTTCGAAAAGAAGAGCCAGCGAAATTCTCCATGCGAGAGAATCCCGGCCATGGCTCGGAACCCAGTGGGGCCTCCGGGACCGCCTCCAGTGGGTCGAGGGTGCATGACTCTTTATACCGGACCCCACACCTGGGTTGGAGCTGGCCCGAAATCCGGTTTTCGAGAGCTGTGGAGTTCGAGCAATCTTGTCCGGAAAATGGGAGATCGTCGGTTCGTGCTTCGACGGAAACGACCGCTGGAGGTGAGCAGGATCAAGGGCTAGCGTTTGACGACGATGACGATCCTGGAAGCAGAGGGCATCTCCAAGCGCTTCGGTCGGCTGCAGGCCGTCGAGGATGTATCCCTCTCCGTGGAGAGCGGAGATGTCTACGGTTTTCTGGGTCCCAACGGCGCGGGCAAGACGACCTCCATCCGCATGATGCTCGGACTGATCACACCCAGTTCCGGCAGCGCACGCATCTCTGGTCACGATGTGCGAACGGACTTCAAGCGGGCGATCTCCAATGTGGGCGCGCTGGTCGAGGGCCCTGCGTTCTACGGCTATCTGAGCGCGCGCAAGAATCTGCACCTGTTCGGTTTGATCAGCGGCGGGATCGACCGTCGGCGCATCGATGAAGTCCTGCAACTCGTCGGGTTGGGTCGGCGCGGGGATCAGAAAGTCTCGGGCTATTCGCAAGGCATGCGCCAGCGACTCGGAATCGCACTTGCGCTACTGGAGCGCCCGCGGTTGTTGGTGCTCGACGAACCGACCAACGGCCTCGATCCCCAGGGCATGCGAGAGATCCGAAACCTGATCCGGCGCATTCGCGACGAGGAAGGCACGACGATCTTTCTGTCCAGTCATCTTCTGGGGGAACTCGAGCAGGTCTGTGATCGCATCGCGATCATCTTTCGCGGACGCATTATTCGCGAAGGACGTCTCGATGAACTTCTGGGTGAGCGCGCAGCGGTCATCGACCTTCAAGTCAGGGACGAAGAAGACGAGCGCACTCGCGATCTTCTGCGGGGCCAGTTCGGGATCGAGGCCGAGATCCTGCGCCGGGGCCATCTCGAATTTCCCGGAGATCGCTCGAATTCGACGGCCCTGAACCGCGCCCTGTTGGAACAGGGCATCTCGGTGGTAGCGATCTCGACTCGCAGGCAGACGCTCGAAGAGTATTTCGTTGAGCTGACCGGCTCTTCACAGGAGGTCGTCTGATGGGTTCGTTGAGGACGATCCTGCAACTGGTGCGCACCGACCTGATCAAGCTCTCGCGCTACTGGGTAATCGCCGCCGGTTATGCAGCCACGCTCGCCTTCTCCATATTTGGTTCATTGATCTCGTACAAGGCTGAACAAGCCTCGGCGGTTACCTCGGGTTCAGGCTGGGATTTCGCTTTCAGCCTGATGTTCCGATTCCTGGATGTCGGCGTCTTCATCCTGTTCGTCATGGTCTGTGTGCTGTTCGCGATCGAGGTCTCGAACTCGACGATCAAATGCATCCTGACGCGCTCGGTGACCCGTACGGAACTCCTGCTCTCGAAGCAGTTGACCGCGGTACTGATGATGCTTCTCAGCCTTGGCATATTCTGGAGCGTGGCCCTGGGAGCCGGCTGGTACTTCTACGGACTCGGCAGTCTTACCGAGAACGAATACGTCATCTTCGGAGCCGGCTACCTGTGCTGGCAGATCGCGATCGGAACATTCTTCCTGTTGATTCCTTTTGCGGCCCTGACGTCGCTGGCCCTGATGGTTTCGACCTACTCGAGTACGATGGGCGGCGCCATCGTGGTGGGGCTGATTTTCTACATCACGTCGCAAACACTGGGCTTGATTCCCGCGAGTTTCGGGATTCCATTCGAGTGGAACGGGCAGCCGCACGTACTTTCCTACGGAACGATCAGCTTGCCTCTGCAGGTCCTGGTACCGATGTACACCCTGGCCGATCTGACGACCGGGATTCCCATCGACAACTGGTGGAACTGGGACATCCAGAAGATGACCTTCGTATCCACTGGGCTGTTCGCGCTCTTCTTTTCCATCTCGCTGATTGGCATCAGAAAGCGGGACTTCACACTTTGAAAACGCTCGCGCACTGGATCGCAATCCTCGGCTGCCTGCTCTCAACCGCACCGGCCTCTGCGGATTCCCAACACTTCGACTTCTTCAAACTCGAGTTCACGGGCAGGATGCGCACGGGCGTGAACGTGGATCTCGATGCGGACGGTCGACTGGACGTCGCCGTCCTCCTGTCGAGAAAGGACGATCCGACCAGGCTGCGTTTTGAGACCTGTCTGCAGACCGCCGAAGGTTTCTCCGCGAACTGCACGACGATTCAGTTGCCTGCAGAGACGCGCGTCTTTGATATCGGAGAAATCGACGGCTTGCCCGGTGCCGAGTTGGTCATCCTGACCGACCGGGGAATTCGCGTTGCGTCGTTTGCGGACGGGGCTTTCGCCGAGTTTGCACCGCTTCAGAAACTGCAAACGCTATTCGCAGGGACCGAGGAGGGAAAGACCGCGCGCCTGCGCTGCCTCTGGGACGTCGATGGCGATTCTCGTATGGAGCTGATCCTTCCGACGATCGAAGGTCCGCGGATTCTGCGTTACTCGGCCGAAGGTCTGAAACTCCTGCAACAGATCGAGAACCACGCCGAGGTCACGTTTCGTCTGGCCAATCCGATGGAGGAAGACCTGGTCGGAAATCCGCACGGGCACGCCTTGCGGACGGAGGCGCGTTTCGCGTCACCCCAGACATTTGTCCAGGACTACGATGGAGACAGTCGCGTAGACGTCCTGGTTCTGCAGGGCAAACACCTGAGTGTCTTTCTTCGGCGCGCCGACGGTCGTTATCCGGCGGCTCCGGATTTCGAGTGGGATCGCTCCATCCTGGATACCGAAGAGAAGGACGACCCGATCGCTTCGGAGGGGTTGGCTTTCGCGGACCTGAACGGCGACGGGGTGAGCGACATCATCGCCATCAAGTGGGGTTCGCCGAGCGAGCGCATGCGCATCGACCGACACATCTACTACGCGCGTGAAGGCCTGGTCTATCCGGACGAGCCCGATCAGAGACTGCGTTCCGAGAGCATCGATCGCAGGCTGATGATTGCGGACTTGAATGGCGATGGTCGACCCGATCTCATCGCTCCATTCTTTCATTTTGCGATCACGCAGGCCGCAAAGGTCGTGATCAAGAACTCGATCAAGATCC contains:
- a CDS encoding ABC transporter ATP-binding protein, with amino-acid sequence MTILEAEGISKRFGRLQAVEDVSLSVESGDVYGFLGPNGAGKTTSIRMMLGLITPSSGSARISGHDVRTDFKRAISNVGALVEGPAFYGYLSARKNLHLFGLISGGIDRRRIDEVLQLVGLGRRGDQKVSGYSQGMRQRLGIALALLERPRLLVLDEPTNGLDPQGMREIRNLIRRIRDEEGTTIFLSSHLLGELEQVCDRIAIIFRGRIIREGRLDELLGERAAVIDLQVRDEEDERTRDLLRGQFGIEAEILRRGHLEFPGDRSNSTALNRALLEQGISVVAISTRRQTLEEYFVELTGSSQEVV
- a CDS encoding VCBS repeat-containing protein, with product MKTLAHWIAILGCLLSTAPASADSQHFDFFKLEFTGRMRTGVNVDLDADGRLDVAVLLSRKDDPTRLRFETCLQTAEGFSANCTTIQLPAETRVFDIGEIDGLPGAELVILTDRGIRVASFADGAFAEFAPLQKLQTLFAGTEEGKTARLRCLWDVDGDSRMELILPTIEGPRILRYSAEGLKLLQQIENHAEVTFRLANPMEEDLVGNPHGHALRTEARFASPQTFVQDYDGDSRVDVLVLQGKHLSVFLRRADGRYPAAPDFEWDRSILDTEEKDDPIASEGLAFADLNGDGVSDIIAIKWGSPSERMRIDRHIYYAREGLVYPDEPDQRLRSESIDRRLMIADLNGDGRPDLIAPFFHFAITQAAKVVIKNSIKIQFRLYLMGEDGRYSQDGDKSFARVDRRIALNYDIDILGFVFGNKTLPEDGFRPLISFNSDANGDGFPDLIADTGSNRLAFYWGNDRAGYSSSPDHVIDHESTLNYDLGDLNSDGKTDVVTYHGPRDRISARRFEKRRLKGARTAKPQKEEDVAARGPVVKILLSR
- a CDS encoding MFS transporter, which gives rise to MAGILSHGEFRWLFFSNLAFFLAMQAQSIVRANLAWEMTNDEFALGTMMAAMAVPMALIAPFGGVMADRLDRRKLIVTGQSIVLTSESVVLVLLLSGALQFAHLVFASFVMGCVFPLIMPARQAVVANLVGREGLSRAIALNMAGLNATTVLGPAIGGLLDSISHEVAYVTGISFYATAVLCMFAVSPSRAEGAARDVSVLQNLADGVKYLGTNRLLLMLLLFGLVPMFLMMPFRNMVVVFVDDIWNQGRAAVGLMNAALGFGGIAGSILIAWIGDTQRRLGAMLGSMLAFAVLLIGFSMSPSFLVAIPFVVFAGSFSTLFSTLNNTAVQLLIPDEVRGRVSSFLMMSFSLPMIGVLPIGYLARTYGVQLAVSAAAVAAVVIALAMLAASRSLRNMNQAVTEALEDGASPVQARGVR
- a CDS encoding ABC transporter permease subunit — translated: MGSLRTILQLVRTDLIKLSRYWVIAAGYAATLAFSIFGSLISYKAEQASAVTSGSGWDFAFSLMFRFLDVGVFILFVMVCVLFAIEVSNSTIKCILTRSVTRTELLLSKQLTAVLMMLLSLGIFWSVALGAGWYFYGLGSLTENEYVIFGAGYLCWQIAIGTFFLLIPFAALTSLALMVSTYSSTMGGAIVVGLIFYITSQTLGLIPASFGIPFEWNGQPHVLSYGTISLPLQVLVPMYTLADLTTGIPIDNWWNWDIQKMTFVSTGLFALFFSISLIGIRKRDFTL